Proteins encoded in a region of the Vicia villosa cultivar HV-30 ecotype Madison, WI linkage group LG5, Vvil1.0, whole genome shotgun sequence genome:
- the LOC131601435 gene encoding F-box/FBD/LRR-repeat protein At5g22660-like, protein MKTRRSYYGKDRISALPDSLLLEILSNLEVKQAVQISILSSRWKDLWKHIPVLSLHYRNFKSTQSFAGFVSQFFSARTTKTSLQALTFECLYYFDPNLLKRIIIYLFSHNIQRLDMTVPCSLEHFPLCTNVSYHSLTSLRLSAPQEMAQWGNGVPLSVFPNSLQFPALTYLFLSSLAFRITTDDAYANPFSEFQSLNTLIIKRCTLYNEKQNSVEECLLISSVSLVNLTISLPDDSYKLKLCTPNLCSFHFSGEPLQNLCGHNNINNTNFSYIKHVKIDLPLTIFPSILLNWFMELALMESFTITSNTLKVLDLTLDSLKIDFPYLHNLKLLKIETNKFSSPPDGTADLLLQNAPSAKKVISPRRTLRDLIKENLRLQKKFRY, encoded by the exons ATGAAAACAAGGAGGTCTTATTATGGTAAAGACAGAATCAGTGCTTTACCTGATTCTCTTTTACTTGAAATTTTATCGAATTTGGAAGTGAAGCAAGCTGTTCAAATATCCATCCTCTCCAGTAGATGGAAGGATCTCTGGAAACATATTCCAGTTCTTTCTCTCCATTATAGAAACTTTAAATCTACCCAAAGTTTCGCTGGGTTCGTTTCTCAGTTTTTCTCTGCTCGCACTACCAAAACCTCTCTGCAAGCTCTCACTTTTGAGTGCCTCTACTATTTTGACCCTAACCTGCTCAAAAGGATCATAATATACTTATTTTCACACAACATCCAAAGGTTAGATATGACCGTGCCATGTAGTCTTGAACACTTTCCACTTTGCACAAACGTTTCATATCATTCTTTAACCTCTCTTAGACTTAGTGCACCCCAAGAAATGGCCCAATGGGGTAACGGTGTACCACTATCAGTATTTCCAAATTCTCTTCAATTTCCTGCCTTAACTTACTTGTTTTTATCTTCCTTGGCCTTTCGCATCACTACCGATGATGCCTATGCTAACCCCTTTTCTGAATTTCAAAGTTTGAATACTCTGATCATTAAACGTTGTACGCTTtataatgaaaaacaaaacagtgTTGAAGAATGCCTCCTCATATCAAGTGTTTCGCTTGTTAATTTAACAATATCATTGCCCGACGACTCTTACAAATTGAAGTTATGTACCCCAAATCTTTGTAGCTTTCATTTTAGTGGTGAGCCTTTACAGAATCTATGTGGCCACAATAACATTAACAATACCAATTTCTCTTATATTAAACATGTAAAGATTGATTTACCTCTCACAATTTTTCCCTCAATTCTATTAAATTGGTTTATGGAGCTTGCCCTTATGGAATCATTCACAATCACTTCAAACACTCTTAAG GTTCTCGACTTAACTCTGGATTCATTGAAGATTGATTTCCCTTATTTACATAACTTGAAGTTACTGAAAATTGAAACAAATAAATTTTCATCTCCACCCGATGGAACAGCAGACCTTTTGCTTCAAAACGCACCGTCAGCAAAGAAAGTCATTTCTCCAAG ACGTACTTTGagggatttaatcaaggaaaATTTGAGACTTCAAAAAAAATTCCGATACTGA